One part of the Roseomonas gilardii genome encodes these proteins:
- a CDS encoding glycosyltransferase family 4 protein gives MSAGTTPSPVLWVEVGDLLDYAAIRNRLSGIQRLAFELCRALAPHPGVRFCRAVPPREGLRAVEWAELEALYARLSGGDDAPPPGRDGHAVVAEHIAAPVEEARRGLLRQAAGWLPSEIRIPLARATVAQSSVASELGRALRGATGALGRRGAPGAAKAPERAAVEPAPGDTLLIPGAPWAHPDYGPVLGRMKARVGLRIALILYDLIAVKYPEWTDPGLMRVFGPWLRRTLPQVDHVLAISEATARDTAAWVAEQGIAPAPRITAFPIGTGFGAARRAGPAVPPPPGDPGYVLFVSTIEARKNHALAFRVWRRLLEEMPEREVPRLVFAGGAGWLVQDLLGQIRNTANLGGKLVLAGSPSDSDLRLLYRDCRFTVFPSFYEGWGLPVTESLSFGRVCLASDRASVPEAGGRFCAYLDPDNATGATVAARALIENPEHLAAMEAEIREGFRPVPWSDTAAAVLAALG, from the coding sequence ATGAGCGCCGGCACCACCCCATCGCCGGTGCTCTGGGTCGAGGTCGGCGACCTGCTGGACTATGCCGCGATCCGCAACCGGCTGTCCGGCATCCAGCGCCTCGCCTTCGAGCTTTGCCGCGCCCTGGCGCCGCATCCCGGCGTGCGCTTCTGCCGCGCCGTGCCGCCGCGCGAGGGGCTGCGCGCGGTGGAATGGGCGGAGCTGGAGGCGCTCTATGCCCGGCTTTCCGGCGGCGATGACGCACCGCCGCCGGGCCGCGACGGGCATGCGGTGGTGGCGGAACATATCGCGGCGCCCGTGGAGGAGGCCCGGCGCGGGCTGCTCCGGCAGGCGGCGGGCTGGCTGCCGAGCGAGATCCGGATCCCGCTGGCCCGTGCCACCGTGGCACAATCCTCGGTCGCCTCGGAACTCGGCCGTGCCCTGCGGGGGGCCACCGGCGCGCTGGGCCGGCGCGGGGCGCCGGGCGCTGCCAAGGCACCGGAGCGCGCGGCCGTGGAGCCTGCGCCGGGCGACACGCTGCTGATCCCCGGCGCGCCCTGGGCGCATCCGGATTACGGCCCGGTGCTGGGGCGGATGAAGGCGCGTGTCGGTCTGCGCATCGCCCTGATCCTTTATGACCTGATCGCGGTGAAATACCCGGAGTGGACCGATCCGGGGCTGATGCGGGTCTTCGGCCCCTGGCTGCGCCGCACCCTGCCGCAGGTGGACCATGTGCTCGCCATCTCCGAGGCCACGGCGCGCGACACGGCGGCATGGGTGGCGGAGCAGGGCATCGCCCCGGCGCCGCGCATCACCGCCTTTCCCATCGGCACCGGCTTCGGCGCCGCGCGCCGGGCCGGACCCGCCGTGCCGCCACCACCGGGCGATCCGGGCTATGTGCTCTTCGTGTCCACGATCGAGGCCCGCAAGAACCACGCCCTCGCCTTCCGCGTCTGGCGGCGGCTGCTGGAGGAGATGCCGGAGCGGGAGGTGCCGCGCCTGGTCTTCGCCGGCGGGGCCGGCTGGCTGGTGCAGGACCTGCTCGGCCAGATCCGCAACACGGCGAATCTCGGCGGCAAGCTGGTCCTGGCCGGCTCGCCGAGCGATTCCGACCTGCGCCTGCTCTACCGCGACTGCCGCTTCACCGTCTTTCCCTCCTTCTACGAAGGCTGGGGCCTGCCGGTGACGGAAAGCCTGAGCTTCGGCCGGGTCTGCCTCGCCTCCGACCGCGCCTCGGTGCCGGAGGCCGGGGGGCGCTTCTGCGCCTATCTCGACCCGGACAACGCCACCGGCGCCACCGTCGCCGCCCGGGCGCTGATCGAGAACCCGGAACATCTCGCCGCCATGGAAGCCGAGATCCGCGAGGGCTTCCGCCCGGTGCCCTGGTCCGACACCGCCGCCGCCGTGCTGGCGGCGCTGGGCTGA